Proteins encoded in a region of the Brevefilum fermentans genome:
- a CDS encoding RrF2 family transcriptional regulator, whose amino-acid sequence MQITRQADYALRAMLYLARHEQTRSKPNWKPATTSKIAEEKLIPSSFLAKIISQLSIARLVNTIRGASGGVILARDPENISLLDVVEAIDGPITLCECTKDASLCSFGSNCPLHEVWCETQNELVEKLRSVSLAYLTAREEVLTG is encoded by the coding sequence ATGCAGATAACCCGACAGGCTGATTATGCCCTCAGAGCGATGCTGTACCTCGCCAGGCACGAGCAAACCAGGAGCAAGCCCAATTGGAAGCCAGCCACCACCAGCAAAATTGCAGAGGAAAAACTGATTCCATCGTCCTTCCTGGCGAAGATTATCTCTCAACTCTCGATTGCGCGCCTGGTTAACACCATACGCGGTGCCAGCGGCGGGGTCATACTGGCTCGTGATCCAGAAAACATCTCACTGTTGGATGTGGTTGAAGCCATTGATGGCCCAATCACACTGTGTGAGTGTACGAAGGACGCTTCCTTGTGCTCTTTTGGGAGCAACTGCCCCCTTCACGAAGTGTGGTGCGAAACACAGAATGAACTGGTTGAAAAGCTGAGGAGCGTCTCCTTAGCCTATTTAACTGCGCGCGAAGAAGTCTTAACGGGTTAA
- a CDS encoding GDP-mannose 4,6-dehydratase, producing the protein MKTALITGITGQDGSYLAEFLLAKGYRVVGMVRRTSTIDYSRIEHIQDQIELAHGDLLDQGSLYAIFDAYRPDEVYNLGGQSNVQLSWSQAVLTAESTALGVTRLLDCMRQVTPASRFYQASTSEIFGDADESPQTLTTHLNPRNPYGVAKVYGHLITQNYRQRQGLFAVSGVLYNHESPRRGLDFVTRKITHGVAQIKLGLATELRLGNLDAQRDWGFAGDYVQAMWLMLQQDQPVDYVVGTGQLHTVRDFCRIAFEVANLDYRNYVVEDPAFFRPTERFPLLADPSQTIADLGWLPQVDFEGLIEMMVTADLAALGA; encoded by the coding sequence TTGAAAACCGCATTAATCACCGGGATCACCGGGCAGGACGGCTCGTACCTGGCGGAGTTCCTGCTCGCCAAAGGCTATCGCGTCGTGGGCATGGTTCGCCGGACAAGCACCATCGATTACAGTCGCATCGAACACATCCAGGATCAAATTGAACTGGCCCATGGCGATTTGTTGGATCAAGGCTCGCTATACGCGATCTTTGACGCCTATCGTCCCGATGAGGTCTATAACCTGGGCGGGCAGTCCAATGTACAGCTCTCCTGGTCACAGGCGGTGCTGACCGCCGAATCGACCGCCCTGGGCGTGACCCGTTTACTGGACTGTATGCGCCAGGTGACGCCCGCGTCGCGTTTTTATCAAGCCTCCACCAGTGAGATTTTTGGCGATGCAGATGAATCCCCCCAGACCTTGACCACCCACCTCAACCCGCGCAACCCCTACGGGGTCGCCAAGGTGTACGGGCATCTGATCACCCAGAATTACCGCCAGCGGCAGGGTTTGTTTGCCGTTTCGGGCGTGCTGTATAACCACGAGAGCCCGCGGCGCGGCCTGGACTTTGTCACCCGTAAGATCACCCATGGGGTGGCGCAAATTAAGCTGGGATTAGCAACGGAATTGCGCCTGGGCAACCTGGATGCCCAGCGAGATTGGGGCTTTGCCGGCGATTATGTGCAGGCAATGTGGCTGATGCTCCAACAAGATCAACCGGTGGATTACGTGGTTGGCACAGGTCAACTGCATACCGTGCGGGATTTTTGTCGAATCGCGTTTGAGGTTGCTAACCTGGATTACCGCAACTATGTTGTTGAAGATCCTGCTTTCTTCCGTCCGACAGAACGCTTCCCCTTACTGGCCGACCCCAGCCAAACCATCGCAGATTTAGGTTGGCTTCCGCAGGTTGATTTTGAAGGGTTGATCGAGATGATGGTGACCGCCGACCTTGCAGCCCTGGGGGCATGA
- a CDS encoding Kelch repeat-containing protein, which yields MADQHQLSAREIEILRLVAKGLTNGEIAHLLTISPNTVKVHLSNIYEKTGAASRTEATMYGIEHGIIDVPGGAEAVEVIPPTRAELLRKHVWWIIPAAALVMVLIILTLVILFRPPDTEAQPLAALTERWQELAPMPVARAGMATAAYDGEIYAIAGEGPEGISGSVFRYTPETDHWTQLSEKPLPVADVHGVLIGEKIYVPGGRRSDGAPTDILEIYDPRRDTWSTGARLPQPVSAYALADFEGQMYLFGGWDGEQALDTVYVYNPATDAWRELTRMGSPRQDHGAVALTDKIVVIGGRNDGGALTEAVGFYPSRDFEGENPWEEFVDLPEARYGFGVESSGEVIFIFGGAQASEAVADFPLLYQYTESGWRSIPTDMTEPVFKPVLISLGSQIYIITSALSENQTLFLKYQAIYFEVFLPIIQ from the coding sequence ATGGCCGACCAGCATCAACTCAGTGCGCGCGAAATTGAGATCCTCAGATTAGTAGCCAAAGGTCTCACCAACGGCGAAATTGCCCATCTTCTGACCATCAGCCCCAACACGGTCAAGGTGCACCTCAGCAACATCTATGAGAAGACGGGCGCGGCCTCACGCACCGAAGCGACCATGTACGGCATCGAACACGGCATCATCGACGTTCCAGGCGGGGCTGAGGCTGTCGAAGTCATTCCGCCCACCCGGGCGGAACTGCTGCGTAAACACGTCTGGTGGATCATCCCCGCCGCCGCGCTGGTGATGGTCTTAATCATCCTCACGCTGGTCATCCTGTTCCGACCGCCTGACACTGAAGCCCAGCCGTTGGCTGCCTTGACTGAGCGCTGGCAGGAACTGGCGCCGATGCCCGTCGCTCGCGCTGGCATGGCGACTGCGGCTTATGACGGCGAGATCTATGCCATCGCCGGTGAAGGGCCCGAAGGCATCAGCGGCAGCGTCTTTCGTTACACGCCTGAGACAGACCACTGGACACAACTGAGCGAAAAGCCCCTCCCCGTGGCGGATGTGCACGGCGTGCTGATCGGCGAGAAGATTTACGTCCCCGGCGGCAGGCGTTCGGATGGAGCACCGACCGATATCCTGGAGATTTACGACCCCCGGCGAGACACGTGGTCAACGGGTGCACGGCTGCCGCAGCCGGTCAGCGCGTATGCATTGGCAGATTTCGAAGGTCAGATGTATTTGTTTGGCGGCTGGGATGGGGAACAAGCCCTTGACACCGTGTATGTGTACAATCCAGCAACGGATGCGTGGAGAGAGTTGACGCGTATGGGCTCCCCTCGCCAGGATCACGGTGCAGTGGCTTTGACGGATAAGATTGTCGTCATCGGTGGCAGGAATGACGGTGGTGCGCTCACCGAGGCGGTGGGCTTTTACCCGTCACGGGATTTTGAGGGGGAAAATCCCTGGGAGGAGTTCGTGGACCTACCGGAAGCCAGGTATGGCTTTGGGGTGGAAAGCAGTGGCGAAGTCATTTTTATTTTTGGCGGAGCGCAAGCCTCAGAAGCAGTCGCTGATTTCCCCCTGTTGTATCAATACACAGAATCAGGTTGGCGTTCAATCCCAACAGATATGACAGAGCCCGTTTTCAAACCTGTGCTGATTTCCCTCGGCTCGCAGATTTACATAATAACTTCAGCTTTATCAGAAAATCAAACTTTATTTTTAAAATATCAAGCGATTTACTTTGAGGTCTTCCTCCCAATTATTCAATAA
- a CDS encoding peptidase associated/transthyretin-like domain-containing protein — protein sequence MKKALLVFLFLFLAFAFGCSPAQTPAPDDGQQAWSVPSPSEDSAVIYGEIHSSTNAPVGDMVFLSEDLAFDNDELPPTISFSYQYSPRAIVDTTRGYFYFENVEPGENYVITVLGGPGEFVFVTEDDGKTPLTISVKGGDSIDLGELFIEMPD from the coding sequence ATGAAAAAAGCTTTATTGGTTTTCCTTTTCCTGTTTTTAGCATTTGCCTTCGGTTGCTCTCCGGCTCAAACACCCGCACCAGATGATGGACAACAGGCGTGGTCAGTCCCTTCGCCATCCGAAGATTCAGCAGTTATTTATGGCGAAATTCATTCATCCACCAATGCTCCAGTCGGAGATATGGTGTTTTTGTCAGAAGATTTAGCATTCGACAACGATGAATTGCCACCGACAATTTCCTTCTCGTATCAGTATTCTCCCAGAGCAATCGTCGATACGACCCGGGGTTATTTTTATTTTGAGAATGTAGAACCCGGAGAAAACTATGTGATTACCGTTCTGGGTGGCCCGGGTGAATTTGTTTTCGTCACAGAAGATGATGGAAAAACCCCGTTGACAATCTCCGTGAAAGGTGGAGATTCAATCGATCTGGGTGAATTGTTCATAGAAATGCCAGATTAA
- a CDS encoding class I SAM-dependent methyltransferase, which produces MNTIKSNAHMRCENCDHDQFSLLFSGSDKLLGIAGNFDVLECQNCGLYLIDPKLNSQQMEKYYPDEYICYLEAIEDERNPLTRFNRYLGQRKRSLQVARRVKNPGKILDIGCATGIFLNEMQKRGWECQGVEPDQTAVDYARRRFGLDVYCGVVEDANLPAESFDVVTLWDVLEHVYDLNSTMAEIKRVLKPGGVIIAILPNANAFERYWFKEYWVGWEVPRHYRTFTPKTITDFLAKFGFEDIEIFSFTGRHGAFMLSIQFWLNSTDMAEWKKKTIMTVLGSFIVRMLTLPIFMLFEMFNRSTEMSFAARKPAFVEK; this is translated from the coding sequence ATGAACACGATCAAGAGCAATGCCCACATGCGCTGCGAAAACTGTGATCACGATCAATTTTCTCTTCTTTTTTCAGGTAGTGATAAATTGCTTGGAATTGCCGGCAACTTTGATGTGCTTGAATGCCAGAATTGTGGGTTATACCTGATTGACCCAAAACTGAACAGCCAGCAGATGGAAAAATATTATCCAGATGAATACATTTGCTACCTGGAAGCCATTGAAGACGAGCGCAACCCCCTGACACGGTTCAATCGCTACCTTGGACAGAGAAAGCGCAGCCTCCAGGTGGCGCGCCGGGTGAAAAACCCTGGAAAAATTCTCGATATCGGTTGTGCAACGGGCATTTTTTTAAACGAAATGCAAAAGCGAGGCTGGGAATGTCAGGGCGTTGAACCGGATCAAACCGCGGTGGACTATGCCCGACGTCGCTTTGGTTTGGATGTTTATTGCGGCGTCGTTGAAGATGCCAATCTGCCGGCTGAAAGCTTTGATGTTGTAACCCTGTGGGATGTGCTTGAACACGTATACGACCTGAATTCAACCATGGCTGAGATTAAACGGGTACTGAAGCCAGGTGGGGTGATCATCGCCATATTGCCCAATGCAAACGCATTTGAAAGATATTGGTTTAAAGAATACTGGGTTGGATGGGAAGTCCCCAGGCATTATCGCACGTTTACGCCAAAGACGATTACTGATTTCTTGGCAAAATTTGGCTTTGAAGATATCGAGATTTTCAGCTTCACCGGTCGACACGGCGCGTTTATGCTCAGCATCCAGTTCTGGTTGAACAGCACAGACATGGCTGAATGGAAAAAGAAGACTATCATGACTGTATTGGGGTCATTCATTGTGAGGATGCTCACATTACCAATTTTTATGCTTTTTGAAATGTTCAACCGCAGCACCGAGATGTCCTTCGCCGCTCGAAAACCAGCCTTTGTGGAAAAATAA
- a CDS encoding glycosyltransferase family 4 protein, which produces MKILFIVFNQVGRGTYLRAHELARALTKLGHEMTILASAVQLRAETKIHVQDGLKIIEVSDRINGPTRAGWDLGNLSARIKAIRSLNFDLVHGFESRPTVIYPALTLHKKGVSLFLDWADWFGSKGSIEERPNLMIRALLRPFENYYETHFRKLPLGTSVICRTLAQRAISLGVPENKVCLLPNGFDVENWSPISTEQARLTLGLAQKQFFVGYLGSFFPNDATLVIDTFNRLTASDSQIKFMHIGYSNYRVKPGVNHSAAVIETGPKSFQNMQTYLSACDVLLLPFKNNPANNGRFPLKFSNYLACGRPIIATDVGDIPHYIKKHRCGIVIEDSPEALVQAIHHLKAHPDLGSDCGQSALELSGNPQESWLSRATTLNQFYSEHIKGKP; this is translated from the coding sequence TTGAAAATCCTATTCATTGTATTTAATCAGGTCGGTCGGGGCACCTACTTACGCGCTCATGAACTGGCACGAGCGTTAACAAAACTGGGGCATGAAATGACTATCCTGGCTTCCGCAGTTCAGTTACGTGCAGAGACAAAAATCCATGTCCAGGATGGGCTTAAGATAATCGAGGTTTCAGATCGAATTAACGGTCCAACTCGGGCAGGGTGGGATTTAGGAAACTTAAGTGCGCGCATCAAAGCAATCCGCTCATTGAATTTTGACCTGGTGCACGGTTTTGAATCCCGCCCAACGGTTATTTATCCGGCATTAACGCTGCATAAAAAAGGCGTCTCCTTATTCCTGGATTGGGCAGACTGGTTTGGCAGCAAAGGGTCCATCGAAGAACGCCCCAATTTGATGATACGTGCGCTGTTAAGACCATTTGAAAATTATTATGAAACCCATTTCCGAAAGCTGCCCCTTGGCACAAGCGTCATCTGTCGAACCTTAGCCCAACGTGCCATCAGCCTGGGCGTGCCAGAAAACAAGGTTTGTTTATTGCCCAATGGATTTGACGTTGAGAACTGGTCTCCCATTTCCACTGAACAAGCGAGGTTAACGCTGGGTCTTGCCCAAAAACAATTTTTTGTCGGTTATCTGGGCTCGTTTTTCCCCAATGATGCGACACTGGTTATTGACACTTTCAATCGATTGACTGCCAGTGATTCCCAAATTAAATTTATGCATATTGGATACAGTAACTACCGCGTCAAGCCTGGTGTAAATCATTCTGCAGCGGTTATCGAGACCGGACCGAAAAGCTTTCAGAACATGCAAACTTACCTGTCTGCATGTGATGTGCTCTTACTTCCATTTAAGAATAATCCAGCCAATAACGGTCGCTTCCCATTAAAATTTTCAAATTACCTGGCTTGCGGAAGGCCAATTATTGCTACCGATGTTGGTGATATTCCACATTATATTAAAAAGCATCGGTGTGGCATTGTTATCGAAGACTCCCCCGAAGCACTGGTTCAAGCCATCCATCACCTGAAAGCACATCCTGATCTTGGGTCGGATTGCGGTCAATCCGCTTTAGAATTATCCGGGAACCCTCAAGAAAGTTGGTTGAGCAGGGCTACCACGTTGAATCAATTTTACTCAGAGCATATCAAAGGCAAACCATGA
- a CDS encoding lipopolysaccharide biosynthesis protein: MMMNFLNSKLARSIFSYISAVTISQSLMVVYTLGSIWWLNPQEYGLIAANYATVTMLSFVITLGLHEWLVRTIPGAQEPKVLTGNIVYYKLIVGVLWGLSIWLIMPLVQPEIYQKGLLAIIIIDIWLDSVFNLMLADLLANERAQTTSILLILSRALRLLSLGLIIILQSKSILLISLFRLISTFIILIFALAQARPILRRDQIPEIARVLRYSLVFNTSELFNLVFTQLDLNLITWINGDPKLIGDFAIAINLINMIMTVPLAIVYLVLPSTLNIYRNAIEKFPQRLLKLLVGFILVGLALWLGVGLFRLNWIQEILGKNYLSAINLLLLASPLLLIRTVNQFNRVYLFSVGWERKLLLPQMISILLKLILGVLLIAKWAVTGLIWMSIAVDLFLLMGYFLYVVMHVRTELKASV; encoded by the coding sequence ATGATGATGAACTTTCTGAACTCCAAACTCGCCCGGTCCATCTTTTCTTATATTTCGGCTGTGACGATCTCTCAATCGTTAATGGTTGTGTACACATTAGGCAGCATCTGGTGGTTGAATCCCCAAGAATACGGGTTAATTGCCGCTAACTACGCCACTGTTACCATGCTTTCCTTTGTAATCACGCTTGGGTTGCATGAGTGGCTGGTCAGAACGATTCCAGGCGCCCAAGAGCCGAAAGTCCTGACGGGAAACATCGTTTACTATAAATTGATCGTTGGCGTTCTTTGGGGGTTGAGCATCTGGTTGATCATGCCCTTGGTCCAACCCGAAATCTACCAGAAGGGCTTGCTGGCGATCATTATCATCGATATCTGGTTGGATTCGGTGTTCAATTTAATGCTTGCCGACCTGTTGGCTAACGAAAGAGCACAAACCACCTCGATATTGTTGATCTTATCCAGAGCCTTGCGTCTTCTTTCCCTGGGACTGATCATCATCTTACAATCAAAATCGATCCTATTGATCAGCCTCTTTCGGCTGATCAGCACCTTTATCATCCTGATCTTCGCCCTTGCGCAAGCCCGACCCATCCTGAGAAGAGACCAAATCCCGGAAATTGCCAGGGTTCTGCGGTATTCCCTGGTGTTCAACACCTCAGAATTGTTCAATTTAGTATTCACACAACTGGACTTGAATTTGATTACCTGGATTAATGGCGACCCTAAGTTAATCGGCGACTTTGCCATTGCCATCAACCTGATCAACATGATTATGACCGTTCCATTAGCAATCGTTTATTTGGTGCTTCCCAGTACCTTAAATATTTATAGAAACGCGATTGAGAAATTTCCTCAGCGCTTGTTAAAATTGCTGGTCGGTTTTATATTGGTGGGTTTGGCGCTGTGGCTTGGGGTCGGATTGTTCAGATTAAACTGGATTCAAGAAATACTGGGCAAAAATTATCTGTCAGCGATAAATCTATTGCTCTTAGCCAGCCCCTTATTATTGATCAGGACCGTGAACCAATTTAACAGGGTGTACCTGTTTTCCGTCGGCTGGGAGCGGAAACTTTTGCTCCCGCAAATGATTTCGATCCTGTTAAAGCTGATCCTAGGCGTACTCCTGATAGCGAAATGGGCCGTAACGGGTTTAATCTGGATGAGCATCGCTGTTGATTTATTCTTGTTGATGGGTTATTTCTTATACGTTGTGATGCATGTCAGAACTGAATTAAAGGCGTCGGTTTGA